The following nucleotide sequence is from Micromonospora sp. WMMD1120.
CCTGGCGCTGCGCGCGGATGCGGCGCGGCGCGCCGAACAACGCCGTGCCCGCATCACGGCCAGCGCCCGCTACCAGGAGGGTGAGGCACCGGCTGAGGACGCCTCGGCTCTCCTCGCGGAGGCAGGCGTTGCACTCGGTGAGCTGGAGTCGCTGATCCGGCGGATCAATCGCACCAACGCGGCCACGGCCGTGGACGGGGTGGGCACGCTCACGGACGCGCTCGCACGTCGCGACGTGCTTCGTCTGCGGCACAGCGTGGTCACGTCCGCCGCGGACGCCGCTGCGGGTGAAGGCCAGCGTGGATACCGGCAGCTGCGGTCGGAGTTGAAGATGATTCCGGCGCTGCCGGTGGCCGAGCTGCGCCGGCAGGCCGACGACCTCGCCCGGCAGCTTCGCGAGGTG
It contains:
- a CDS encoding DIP1984 family protein: MKLAEALALRADAARRAEQRRARITASARYQEGEAPAEDASALLAEAGVALGELESLIRRINRTNAATAVDGVGTLTDALARRDVLRLRHSVVTSAADAAAGEGQRGYRQLRSELKMIPALPVAELRRQADDLARQLREVDTLIQRTNWEVELLD